The following is a genomic window from Butyricimonas faecihominis.
ACCCTCATCCACGCATAACTTCGTGATGAATCCACTCACGTTCGGACGAATCTCAACGTCCTGACATCCCTTGATTGTTGCCGGATAAGAATTATTCAACTTTGATACGCTGGGCTCAATCGTGATGACTGCATATTCAGGAACTCCCGCTTGGTGTCCTGCCTGCTTGTTTTCGCAGGCAAAAAGAGCAGTTCCTAACATAATAACAATCAATCTTTGAGACAAAATAATCATTGACTTTTTAATTTTCATATGCTAGATTTTAATTAATTGTATTCGTGTATAACTTTAAAAACGCCTTATAAAAGGCGACACAGAGTCGAATAGACAAAAGGTATACCAAAATTGTAAATAGAAATGTAGATTTTATTTCTTTTATAGAAAAATTATACATGTGAGCAGTTAATTTTAAGTTTCTGCTCAATTTTACATTATCTTTGCCGAAAAGGTTTGGATCATGGAGGTTTTTATAAAGAAAATAAGGGAGGCTTACCCGTTATCGGATGAAACCGTTCGTTTATTGTTCGGTCACACGGAAAGAGTTGTTCTTCCTAAAGGAGAATTATTGATGCGGGAGGGAACGGTTGCAAAATATACTTATTTTGTAATAAAAGGATTTGCCCGAGGATTTTTCCATAAGGAGGATAAGGATATTACGATCTGGTTTGCCTCCGAGGGTATGTCCCTTTTGTCCATGAACGGGTATATGTTTTCAACTGCCGGGTACGAGAACGTGGAGCTGCTGGAAGAATGTGACCTGTTGAAAATATCAAACGAAACATTAAATCGTTTATTTGATTCCAATATTGAACTGGCAAATTGGGGACGACGGATGTCTGACGGGATTATATTGAAATTCGAGAAATTATTCATGGAACGTTATTTCATGTCGGCCTCGGA
Proteins encoded in this region:
- a CDS encoding Crp/Fnr family transcriptional regulator; its protein translation is MEVFIKKIREAYPLSDETVRLLFGHTERVVLPKGELLMREGTVAKYTYFVIKGFARGFFHKEDKDITIWFASEGMSLLSMNGYMFSTAGYENVELLEECDLLKISNETLNRLFDSNIELANWGRRMSDGIILKFEKLFMERYFMSASERYHLLVEREPEILKKVPLRHIASFLGISQVSLSRIRAGIQ